In one Deinococcus aerolatus genomic region, the following are encoded:
- a CDS encoding branched-chain amino acid ABC transporter permease, translated as MRADRIKTPASKRQAARKPDITGMALIPLAIFFVVALAFPFLPLGDRSAFLLQIGFFTLVAGIMALSWDILARSGQVSLAHAAFYGLGAYGYALLLKTGLAWPLAMPLAALGAGVISLVLGAVTMRLSGMYFAIATLAFTEVVRTVIQNLPESVAGGANGLLVPALLGGNPRGQYLLALALLALTAGVSLAVRTGRLHHAFAAIRQGEETARVLGVSTVRYKLAAFFISSVLAALAGVLYAGKTFFISPLDTFSLANSIAPLTTSIFGGLYTTLGPILGATVLRVAEEALHNVVKNGYLVVYGLVLMLSILWLPRGLMGLFRRGRHGGDL; from the coding sequence ATGAGGGCGGACCGCATCAAGACGCCCGCCTCCAAACGGCAGGCCGCCCGCAAGCCCGACATCACCGGCATGGCGCTGATTCCGCTGGCCATCTTCTTCGTGGTGGCGCTGGCCTTCCCCTTCCTGCCGCTGGGAGACCGAAGTGCGTTCCTGCTGCAGATCGGCTTCTTCACGCTGGTGGCCGGGATCATGGCGCTGTCGTGGGATATCCTGGCGCGCAGCGGGCAGGTCAGTCTGGCGCACGCGGCGTTTTACGGGCTGGGTGCCTACGGCTACGCGCTGCTGCTCAAAACCGGGCTGGCGTGGCCGCTGGCGATGCCCCTGGCGGCGCTGGGCGCGGGCGTGATCAGTCTGGTGCTGGGTGCGGTGACCATGCGCCTGAGCGGCATGTACTTTGCCATCGCCACCCTGGCCTTTACCGAGGTCGTGCGGACCGTGATCCAGAACCTGCCGGAGAGCGTGGCGGGCGGCGCGAACGGTCTGCTGGTGCCGGCGCTGCTGGGTGGCAACCCGCGCGGGCAGTACCTGCTGGCGCTGGCGCTGCTGGCGCTGACCGCCGGGGTCAGTCTGGCGGTGCGCACCGGCCGCCTGCACCACGCCTTTGCCGCCATACGGCAGGGCGAGGAAACCGCGCGGGTGCTGGGCGTGTCTACCGTGCGCTACAAGCTGGCCGCCTTTTTCATCTCCAGCGTGCTGGCGGCGCTGGCGGGGGTGCTGTACGCGGGCAAGACCTTTTTCATCAGCCCGCTGGACACCTTCAGCCTCGCCAACTCCATCGCGCCGCTGACCACCAGCATCTTCGGCGGGCTGTACACCACGCTGGGGCCGATCCTGGGTGCCACCGTGCTGCGGGTGGCCGAGGAAGCGCTGCATAACGTCGTCAAGAACGGGTATCTGGTGGTCTACGGGCTGGTGCTGATGCTCAGCATCCTGTGGTTGCCGCGCGGGCTGATGGGCCTGTTTCGGCGCGGACGGCATGGGGGTGACCTGTGA
- a CDS encoding ABC transporter ATP-binding protein: MSTPPQIVLRADGLSKRFGGLQAVQNVTFDHYDGEILAVIGPNGAGKTTLLNLLSGVYRPSTGRLELLGQDITHAPMEHRCHAGLGRAFQVVRPFPEMTVHENVTVGALFGQPGTTLPQARERAYDLLERTGLADQAARAAHELTLLQDKRMEIARALATNPRVLLLDEVMAGLRPAEAAEAVELVRGVRADGVSVLFIEHIMPVVRDLADRVVVMDQGQVIAQGTYREVTAHPQVVAAYLGTEEGLGA; this comes from the coding sequence GTGAGCACTCCTCCCCAGATTGTCCTGCGGGCCGATGGCCTGAGCAAGCGTTTTGGTGGCCTCCAGGCGGTCCAGAACGTGACGTTCGATCATTACGACGGCGAGATCCTGGCGGTCATCGGGCCGAACGGGGCGGGCAAGACCACCCTGCTGAACCTGCTGTCGGGGGTGTACCGGCCCAGCACGGGGCGGCTGGAACTGCTGGGCCAGGACATCACGCACGCGCCGATGGAGCACCGCTGCCACGCCGGGCTGGGCCGCGCCTTCCAAGTGGTGCGCCCCTTCCCTGAGATGACCGTCCACGAGAACGTGACGGTGGGGGCACTGTTCGGGCAACCCGGCACCACGTTGCCGCAGGCCCGTGAACGTGCCTATGACCTGCTGGAACGCACCGGACTGGCCGATCAGGCCGCCCGCGCCGCCCACGAACTGACACTACTGCAGGACAAGCGCATGGAAATTGCCCGTGCCCTGGCCACCAATCCCCGCGTCCTGCTGCTGGACGAGGTAATGGCCGGCCTGCGCCCCGCCGAGGCCGCCGAGGCCGTGGAGCTGGTGCGGGGGGTGCGGGCTGACGGCGTCAGCGTGCTGTTTATCGAGCACATCATGCCAGTGGTGCGCGATCTGGCGGACCGTGTGGTGGTCATGGACCAGGGGCAGGTGATCGCGCAGGGCACCTACCGCGAGGTCACGGCCCACCCGCAGGTGGTGGCCGCGTACCTGGGCACGGAAGAGGGGCTGGGAGCATGA